In the genome of Xanthomonas translucens pv. cerealis, one region contains:
- a CDS encoding SymE family type I addiction module toxin has translation MSRKATAPKSTQAPRRTRKPVAPEAAHATTSPMLGLSLGDMARTTLFHPVPTDDERPPKRASRPRQPAQCTIGATCHDVLVDGRWQSQEIPTLRLSGQWLAALGFVPGSKPQIAVVDGALVITAAPQE, from the coding sequence ATGTCCCGCAAAGCAACCGCACCCAAAAGTACCCAAGCTCCACGCCGTACCCGCAAGCCAGTAGCGCCGGAGGCGGCGCACGCCACCACCTCGCCGATGCTGGGGCTCTCGCTCGGCGACATGGCGCGCACCACGCTGTTCCATCCCGTTCCGACGGACGACGAACGGCCGCCCAAGCGCGCGTCGCGTCCGCGCCAACCCGCGCAGTGCACCATTGGCGCCACCTGCCACGACGTGCTGGTGGACGGCCGCTGGCAGAGCCAGGAAATTCCCACCTTGCGCCTGAGCGGTCAATGGCTGGCCGCACTGGGATTCGTGCCGGGCAGCAAGCCGCAGATCGCCGTCGTCGATGGCGCTCTGGTCATCACGGCCGCGCCGCAAGAGTAG
- a CDS encoding P-loop ATPase, Sll1717 family, producing the protein MEELKIGDLDQLQSLFAEGTAESEASFLSSIFVAPEDFDYISNLKSGTPRLLIGKKGTGKSALVRELVKKWTIESKPALLLKPKDIPLGADSNASLGELTAAAEGLLIKAIAAKVGELANGILDPELALLDAEAQREGTKRPDFVQKLRGLLNPIAAMFSLDLPSDTGVAHANKARFKAAVARLLQVSGTTMLIALDDTDQIARGGGAAELDRIWALILACRSIQEECPNIVAIIVLRSEVWRRLASEGTAHRDQVDHFRNSIYELSPGVDDVRTILIERFKAAAENARGPKAPPAESIFFAEKDVVIPTSVERRTWMDFIVGRSRKRPRDSIQMVALLAEQARRRRKEDKSKINSIDASKIIERYSEERIDDLQVEFGVECQKLKEVLRDFAWAEFDEDSFTFTADKAKRFITSILNNKQVILEGQVLRSSNNDHVFSLWRLLYQSGFLNARVRDESRPGGYAHIQEESNAEFASSNRWNEMQGAYWEVNPAYRDYLLKVQKDSPIGKRLPPKREKRRVDPRSGRR; encoded by the coding sequence ATGGAAGAACTAAAAATAGGTGATCTAGATCAGCTTCAGTCTCTTTTTGCAGAAGGAACTGCAGAAAGTGAGGCGTCGTTCTTGTCTTCAATATTTGTTGCCCCAGAAGATTTTGATTACATCTCTAACCTTAAAAGCGGGACTCCCCGCCTTCTTATTGGAAAGAAGGGGACGGGGAAGTCAGCCTTGGTTCGTGAGCTCGTAAAGAAATGGACGATTGAAAGCAAGCCGGCGCTATTGCTTAAGCCAAAAGATATTCCACTCGGCGCTGACTCCAATGCGTCACTTGGAGAGCTAACGGCTGCTGCTGAAGGACTCTTGATTAAAGCAATTGCCGCCAAAGTTGGCGAGCTTGCAAATGGAATACTTGATCCGGAGTTGGCACTTCTAGACGCTGAAGCTCAGAGAGAGGGCACAAAACGACCGGATTTTGTTCAAAAATTGCGAGGACTTTTAAATCCAATTGCAGCAATGTTTAGTCTGGATTTACCAAGTGACACTGGTGTTGCGCATGCGAATAAAGCGCGTTTCAAGGCGGCTGTGGCGCGTCTGCTTCAAGTCTCTGGCACAACCATGTTGATTGCCCTGGACGATACTGATCAAATTGCACGTGGTGGCGGTGCTGCGGAGCTAGATAGAATATGGGCGTTGATCTTGGCGTGCCGCTCGATCCAGGAAGAATGCCCAAACATAGTTGCAATAATTGTATTACGGTCAGAGGTCTGGCGTCGCCTCGCATCAGAAGGGACTGCGCATCGTGATCAAGTGGATCATTTTAGGAATTCAATATATGAGCTTTCGCCAGGTGTTGATGACGTTCGGACTATATTGATAGAACGATTCAAGGCGGCTGCAGAAAATGCGCGTGGTCCGAAAGCTCCTCCGGCTGAAAGCATATTCTTTGCAGAAAAAGACGTGGTGATTCCGACTTCTGTGGAGCGACGCACTTGGATGGACTTTATCGTCGGGCGGTCTCGCAAGCGGCCTAGAGATTCGATTCAAATGGTAGCGCTACTGGCGGAGCAGGCTAGAAGGCGGCGAAAAGAGGATAAATCAAAAATCAATTCTATTGATGCATCGAAAATAATTGAACGCTATTCTGAAGAGCGAATCGATGATTTGCAAGTGGAATTCGGGGTTGAGTGTCAAAAGTTGAAAGAGGTCCTTAGAGATTTTGCGTGGGCCGAATTCGATGAGGATAGTTTTACATTTACGGCAGATAAGGCTAAGCGATTCATTACTTCTATTTTAAATAATAAACAAGTCATCTTGGAGGGGCAGGTTCTTAGGTCATCAAATAATGATCACGTCTTCTCGCTTTGGCGCCTTCTTTACCAATCTGGATTTTTGAACGCGAGAGTTAGGGATGAGAGTAGGCCGGGTGGATATGCGCATATTCAAGAGGAGAGTAATGCGGAATTCGCTTCTTCCAATCGCTGGAATGAAATGCAGGGTGCGTATTGGGAAGTCAATCCCGCGTATCGGGACTATTTATTGAAAGTGCAGAAAGACTCCCCAATTGGTAAAAGGCTTCCTCCAAAGCGTGAAAAGAGGAGGGTTGATCCAAGGAGCGGCCGACGTTAA
- a CDS encoding TSCPD domain-containing protein: MAVKIDKKIKGYAVVTAEDKARDAAPPVPAASIDRATAQADVPVDNIIHMHERIERPDVLIGSTYKIKSPLVEHAMYVTLNDIVLNAGTEHELRRPFEIFVNSKSMEHFQWIVALTRIMSAVFRKGGDVTFLVDEMKAVFDPKGGYFKAGGVYMPSLVAELGYIVEEHMKSIGLLHDPEMSDHQRALINEKRKQYEERSKKNNEMKPAVPSPTGEGARRADEGTVSSDSTADHEEDIAVTGDGASFPPSATMCHKCNTKALVIMDGCATCLNCGYSKCG; this comes from the coding sequence ATGGCCGTCAAGATCGACAAGAAAATCAAGGGCTACGCCGTCGTCACCGCCGAAGACAAGGCGCGCGACGCGGCGCCACCGGTGCCCGCCGCGTCGATCGACCGCGCCACCGCCCAGGCCGACGTGCCGGTGGACAACATCATCCACATGCACGAGCGCATCGAGCGCCCGGACGTGCTGATCGGCAGCACCTACAAGATCAAATCGCCGTTGGTGGAACACGCCATGTACGTGACCCTCAACGACATCGTGCTCAACGCCGGCACCGAGCACGAACTGCGCCGCCCGTTCGAAATCTTCGTCAACTCCAAGTCCATGGAACACTTCCAGTGGATCGTGGCGCTGACCCGCATCATGTCCGCCGTGTTCCGCAAGGGCGGCGACGTCACCTTCCTGGTCGACGAAATGAAGGCCGTGTTCGACCCCAAGGGCGGCTACTTCAAGGCCGGCGGCGTGTACATGCCCTCGCTGGTGGCCGAACTGGGCTACATCGTCGAAGAGCACATGAAGTCCATCGGCCTGCTGCACGACCCGGAGATGAGCGACCACCAGCGCGCGCTGATCAACGAAAAGCGCAAGCAGTACGAAGAGCGCTCAAAAAAAAACAATGAAATGAAGCCGGCTGTTCCTTCTCCTACGGGAGAAGGTGCCCGAAGGGCGGATGAGGGTACGGTTTCGAGCGACTCCACCGCCGACCACGAAGAAGACATCGCCGTCACCGGCGACGGCGCTAGCTTCCCGCCATCGGCCACGATGTGCCACAAGTGCAACACCAAGGCCTTGGTCATCATGGATGGGTGTGCTACTTGTTTGAATTGTGGGTATTCGAAGTGCGGGTGA
- a CDS encoding adenosylcobalamin-dependent ribonucleoside-diphosphate reductase, translating into MSTVRLDVVQTESKQNPIPMQPASQDIWDKKYRLKTKQGEPLDADIDGTYQRVARALADAEATEEKRAYWFERFAWALRRGAIPAGRITSNAGALEHKPATSTINCTVSGTVTDSMDGILEKVHEAGLTLKAGCGIGYEFSTLRPRGAFVAGAGAYTSGPMSFMDIFDKMCFTVSSAGGRRGAQMGTFDVAHPDVKDFIRAKREDGRLRQFNLSLLITDGFMQAVEADADWPLVFPVNRNEEADIDLTSATDVVWRDWPTHSNYIVRDDGLVACKVYGQIRARHLWDMIMVSTYDYAEPGFILIDRVNEMNNTWWCENIRATNPCGEQPLPPYGACLLGSINLTHFVRDPFTAQARFDWEDYKDVVRVFTRMLDNVVEVNGLPLQQQRDEILRKRRHGMGFLGLGSTMTMLQMKYGSAASCAFTEAIAREMAVAGWETALTLAKEKGPAPIMQETFEVTAAMLRQRPEMAKDGWRVGQQIEGRRLHARYSRYMQRIADVAPELVDALAEVGARFTHHSSIAPTGTISLSLANNASNGIEPSFAHHYSRNVIREGKKSKEKVDVFSFELLAYRHLVNPKAMPYSEAADAQLPDYFISADDIHPKEHVDVQAAAQKWVDSSISKTANVPTDYPYAQFKDIYRYAHQQGLKGCTTFRFNPAAFQGVLVKEADLENTTYRFELEDGSVVDVKGNEQIEYDGEMHSAANLFDALKEGYYGKF; encoded by the coding sequence ATGAGCACGGTGCGCCTGGATGTCGTCCAGACCGAGTCCAAGCAGAACCCCATCCCGATGCAGCCGGCGTCGCAGGATATCTGGGACAAGAAGTACCGCCTGAAGACCAAGCAGGGCGAGCCGCTGGATGCCGACATCGACGGCACCTACCAGCGCGTGGCGCGCGCGCTGGCCGATGCCGAGGCCACCGAGGAAAAGCGCGCCTACTGGTTCGAGCGCTTCGCCTGGGCGCTGCGCCGCGGCGCGATCCCGGCCGGGCGCATCACCTCCAATGCCGGCGCGCTGGAACACAAGCCGGCCACCAGCACCATCAACTGCACCGTGTCGGGCACCGTCACCGACTCGATGGACGGCATCCTGGAGAAGGTCCACGAAGCCGGCCTGACCCTCAAGGCCGGCTGCGGCATCGGCTACGAATTCAGCACGCTGCGCCCGCGCGGCGCGTTCGTGGCCGGCGCCGGCGCCTACACCTCCGGGCCGATGTCGTTCATGGATATCTTCGACAAGATGTGCTTCACCGTGTCCTCGGCCGGCGGCCGCCGTGGCGCGCAGATGGGCACCTTCGACGTGGCGCACCCGGACGTGAAGGACTTCATCCGCGCCAAGCGCGAAGACGGGCGCCTGCGCCAGTTCAACCTGTCGCTGCTGATCACCGACGGCTTCATGCAGGCGGTGGAGGCCGACGCCGACTGGCCGCTGGTGTTCCCGGTGAACCGCAACGAAGAGGCCGACATCGACCTGACCAGCGCCACCGACGTGGTCTGGCGCGACTGGCCCACCCACAGCAACTACATCGTGCGCGACGACGGCCTGGTCGCATGCAAGGTGTACGGGCAGATCCGCGCCCGCCACCTGTGGGACATGATCATGGTCTCCACCTACGACTACGCCGAGCCGGGTTTCATCCTGATCGACCGCGTCAACGAGATGAACAACACCTGGTGGTGCGAGAACATCCGCGCTACGAATCCTTGTGGCGAGCAACCACTTCCTCCTTACGGCGCCTGCCTGCTCGGCTCGATCAACCTCACCCACTTCGTGCGCGACCCGTTCACCGCGCAGGCGCGCTTCGATTGGGAGGACTACAAGGACGTGGTGCGCGTGTTCACCCGCATGCTCGACAACGTGGTCGAGGTCAACGGCCTGCCGCTGCAGCAGCAGCGCGACGAGATCCTGCGCAAGCGCCGCCACGGCATGGGCTTCCTGGGCCTGGGCTCGACCATGACCATGCTGCAGATGAAGTACGGCAGCGCCGCCTCCTGCGCATTCACCGAAGCCATCGCCCGCGAGATGGCCGTGGCCGGCTGGGAAACCGCGCTGACCCTGGCCAAGGAAAAAGGTCCGGCGCCGATCATGCAGGAAACCTTCGAGGTCACCGCCGCGATGCTGCGCCAGCGCCCGGAAATGGCCAAGGACGGCTGGCGCGTGGGCCAGCAGATCGAAGGCAGGCGGCTGCACGCCAGGTACAGCCGCTACATGCAGCGCATCGCCGACGTGGCACCGGAACTGGTGGACGCACTGGCCGAAGTGGGCGCGCGCTTCACCCACCACAGCTCCATCGCCCCCACCGGCACCATCTCGCTGAGCCTGGCCAACAACGCCTCCAACGGCATCGAGCCCAGCTTCGCCCACCACTACAGCCGCAACGTGATCCGCGAAGGCAAGAAGTCCAAGGAGAAGGTGGACGTGTTCTCCTTCGAACTGCTGGCCTACCGCCACCTGGTCAACCCCAAGGCGATGCCGTATTCCGAGGCTGCCGACGCGCAGCTGCCCGACTACTTCATCTCCGCCGACGACATCCACCCCAAGGAACACGTGGACGTGCAGGCCGCCGCGCAGAAGTGGGTGGACAGCTCCATCTCCAAGACCGCCAACGTCCCCACTGACTACCCCTACGCGCAGTTCAAGGACATCTACCGCTACGCCCACCAGCAGGGCTTGAAGGGCTGCACCACGTTCCGCTTCAACCCGGCCGCCTTCCAGGGCGTGCTGGTCAAGGAAGCGGACCTGGAGAACACCACCTACCGCTTCGAACTGGAAGACGGCAGCGTGGTGGACGTGAAGGGCAACGAGCAGATCGAATACGACGGCGAAATGCACAGCGCCGCCAACCTGTTCGATGCCCTAAAAGAAGGGTATTACGGCAAGTTCTGA
- a CDS encoding Do family serine endopeptidase has translation MRPLPTLLTLTAAAAFGGFAATAINAHLDNRAEAAPAPLAQTVAGSAALPASVAGQPLPSLAPMLQQTMPAVVSINTKQVVRVRNPYFNDPFFRRLFPDIPQERINESLGSGVIIDAKNGYVLTNHHVVENADDVQVTLADGRSFKAEFMGSDADTDVALIRIKADKLTEIRLGDSSKLRVGDFVVAIGNPFGFTQTVTSGIVSAMGRNGIRGLGYQNFIQTDASINPGNSGGALVDLHGELVGINTASFNPQGSMAGNIGLGLAIPSNLARAVVEQLLKNNGVMIRGTFGVETQNLTAQMAQGLGLDAPRGALVTRVLSGSAAAGAGLQPGDVVVGANGERLDSAEALHNYEGLQPVGSTVTLDVRRDGKPLQIKATLKEQPRAVSGESLDPRLGGASFTDLPESLRQSGISGVLVGSVARGSRAARNGLANGDIVMAASTGEFADLASFRANFARKPAQLVLRVVRGGAQADLLMQ, from the coding sequence ATGCGACCGCTGCCCACGCTGCTGACCCTGACCGCCGCCGCTGCCTTCGGCGGTTTCGCCGCCACCGCGATCAACGCGCACCTGGACAACCGCGCCGAGGCGGCGCCCGCGCCGCTGGCGCAGACCGTGGCCGGCAGCGCCGCCTTGCCGGCCTCGGTGGCCGGCCAGCCGCTGCCGTCGCTGGCGCCGATGCTGCAGCAGACCATGCCGGCGGTGGTCAGCATCAACACCAAGCAGGTGGTACGGGTGCGCAATCCCTACTTCAACGACCCGTTCTTCCGCCGCCTGTTCCCGGACATCCCGCAGGAGCGGATCAACGAGTCGCTGGGGTCGGGCGTGATCATCGACGCCAAGAACGGCTATGTGCTGACCAACCACCACGTGGTGGAGAACGCCGACGACGTGCAGGTGACCCTGGCCGACGGGCGCAGCTTCAAGGCCGAGTTCATGGGCTCGGACGCGGACACCGACGTGGCGCTGATCCGGATCAAGGCCGACAAGCTCACCGAGATCCGCCTGGGCGACAGCAGCAAGCTGCGCGTGGGCGATTTCGTGGTGGCGATCGGCAACCCGTTCGGCTTCACCCAGACGGTGACTTCGGGCATCGTCTCGGCGATGGGCCGCAACGGCATCCGCGGCCTGGGCTACCAGAACTTCATCCAGACCGACGCCTCGATCAACCCGGGCAATTCCGGCGGCGCGCTGGTGGACCTGCACGGCGAGCTGGTCGGCATCAACACCGCCAGCTTCAACCCGCAGGGCAGCATGGCCGGCAATATCGGCCTGGGCCTGGCGATTCCGTCGAACCTGGCGCGGGCGGTGGTCGAGCAGTTGCTGAAGAACAACGGGGTGATGATCCGCGGCACCTTCGGCGTCGAGACCCAGAACCTGACTGCGCAGATGGCGCAGGGCCTGGGCCTGGACGCACCGCGCGGCGCGCTGGTGACGCGGGTGCTGAGCGGTTCGGCGGCGGCCGGCGCGGGGCTGCAGCCCGGCGACGTGGTGGTCGGCGCCAACGGCGAGCGCCTGGACAGCGCCGAGGCGTTGCACAACTACGAAGGCCTGCAGCCGGTGGGCAGCACGGTGACGCTGGACGTGCGCCGCGACGGCAAGCCGCTGCAGATCAAGGCCACGCTGAAGGAGCAGCCGCGCGCGGTGAGCGGCGAATCGCTGGACCCGCGGCTGGGCGGCGCCAGCTTCACCGACCTGCCCGAGTCGCTGCGCCAGTCCGGCATCAGCGGGGTGCTGGTCGGCAGCGTGGCGCGCGGCAGCCGTGCGGCGCGCAACGGCCTGGCCAACGGGGACATCGTGATGGCCGCCTCCACCGGCGAATTCGCCGACCTGGCCAGCTTCCGCGCCAACTTCGCGCGCAAGCCGGCGCAGCTGGTGCTGCGCGTGGTGCGGGGCGGGGCGCAGGCGGATTTGTTGATGCAATGA